In the Neospora caninum Liverpool complete genome, chromosome Ia genome, one interval contains:
- a CDS encoding putative RNA binding protein, which yields MQTPMMTPQTTLSSGMGGIGSGQTPGTPGTRLGGSGGSVRGRPAKIAPDMSRIIYVRNLPFKITDDELYDIFGKYGAVRQIRKGNTDKTRGSAFVVYEDVFDARAAVDQLSGFNVAGRYLIVLYYNPQKAAQRQQMLAQKEELERIRQSYQKKGA from the exons ATGCAGACGCCGATGATGACTCCGCAGACGACGCTCTCGAGCGGCATGGGCGGCATCGGCAGCGGGCAAACGCCGGGGACTCCCGGCACGCGGCTAGGCGGCTCCGGCGGGTCAGTGCGCGGCCGCCCGGCGAAGATCGCCCCCGACATGAGCAGAATCATCTACGTCAGAAACCTCCCCTTCAAAATCACAGACGACGAACTTTACGACATCTTCGGCAAATACGGAGCGGTCAGACAAATTCGGAA GGGAAACACAGACAAGACTCGCGGGTCAGCGTTTGTCGTCTACGAGGACGTCTTCGATGCTCGCGCCGCAGTCGATCAGCTCTCCGGTTTCAATGTCGCTGGCAG GTATCTGATTGTCTTGTACTACAACCCTCAGAAGGCTGCGCAGCGCCAGCAGATGCTTGCGCAGAAGGAGGAACTGGAGCGCATTCGCCAGTCGTaccagaagaaaggcgcgtAA